The following nucleotide sequence is from Streptomyces bathyalis.
ACGGCTCAGGCCACGGTGCAGGAGGCACCGGGCAAGGCCGAGGCCGACAAGGACGTCAAGGAACAGGCCGCCAAGGAGGAGAAGGGTTCTGCTGCCGGCGGGGACAAGGCGTCGGGCGCGCAGGAGAAGGAGTCGCAGAAGGCCGGCGGCACCGGCTCCGCGCAGGCCGAGACCAAGGGAGCGGAGCAGCAGACCGCGGGGGCGGGCCCCGCCGACAAGGCTGACGGCAAGGACGCCGGCAAGGCTGACGGCAAGGGCGCCGACAAGGCCGCGGACAACGCCGGATCCGGTGCGGACAAGGGAGTGCAGGCCGAGGACAAGGACGGCCCTGGCTCGGACTCCAAGTCTCCGTCCGCCGCCCGGGACACCCACGTCTCCGGCCAGTCCGGCACGGACACGTCCAGCGGGGCCGGGGACACGGACAGCTCGTCCGCCGGTACGGAGGGCACTTCGGGCGGAGCCCCGGAGCAGCGTGAGGAGACGCCCTCCACCGGGAGCCGAGGTACGGGCGGCTCGACGGAGAAGCCGACGGAGAAGAGGTCCGCACCTGCCGCGTCGTCCCCCGCGAAGTCCGCCCCTGCCTCTGCCGCACCGACCGCCGCGAAGTCCGCCCCCGAGCCGAAGGCCGCACCGGAGCCGAGGGCTTCGTCGCCGAAGTCGCGGCCCGCACCCACGAGCCGCGGTGGCGGAGGCGGCGGCCGCGGTGGTGGTGGCGGTGCCGGGAGTAAGAGCGCGGGCGGCGCGAAGGGCAAGAAGAAGGCCGCGAAGGCGACCCCGAACCTGTCGAAGATGTCCCCCGAAGCGGGGCTGTCCACCGCCTCAAGTCTCAAGCCCCACCAGGCGGTTGAAGCCATGGGGGGTGTCAGCAGCGCGGTGGACCGCACGGTCGGCGACGAGCACAAGGAACTCGCCGGCTCGCCCCCCTCGATGCAGCGCCCCGCGGGCGCACCGCAGACGCTGCACGGCAAGCCCAAGTCGGACGCACCGGCCCAGTACTCCCAGGATCCGGCCCAGAAGGCCGACGCGCCCAAGGACGAGAAGGCCGAAGTCAAGGGCGAGAAGAAGCCCGAGGGCCAGATCGAGGCCGAGAAGGCGGAGGAGCCGGGCGGCTGGGACACCTTCAAGATGGCCCTGGGCTTCGGCATCGGCAAAGTCCTGAGCTGGGTCGGCTTCGAGGTGGACGCTTCGGAACTGGCTGCCAAGTTCGCCGGCCTGCCCACCAAGGACGAAGCCCTCAAGCAGGCCCAGGCCGGCAACGCCCCGGGCGTGGACATGAAGGGCGCGGCCGGCGAAAAGGCCGACGAACAGGGCGGCCATGTCGACGACAAGGGCCAGGATTCCGTCGACACGGGCCGCGACGACGCCCGCCGCAACATGGGCGAGAACCAGGTCTACCCCGACGCTCCCAAGGAGGAGATGAAGGGCAAGGTCCCCGGACAGCAAGGGGGCAAGGGCGGCAAGGGCCACGCGGGCGGGGCCAAGACGGGAGCCGTACCGCCCGAGGCGGCCTCGGAAGTCGCGGAACACGACCGCGGTCCGCAGTTCCGCAAGGCCTTCAGCGAAGGCCAGAAGGGCATGTCGAAGGAGCGGGAGACCAAGGAGAAGGACTCCCGCAAGTCCAAGGAGAAGCACAAGAGCAGCGTCGACAAAGAGGTCACGTCCAACACCAAGAGCCAGGCGGGCGAACGGGAGAAGGCGCTCAAGGACGTCGACGGTCAGCGCGAGGACTGGCGCAAGGAGCAGGACGGCGAGCTGAAGAAGCTCGGCACGAAGAAGTCCGACCGCCACGACAAGGTCCGCAAGGACGTCAAGGACAAGGAAGAGCAGACCGACAAGGACGTCGGCAAGGAGAAGGAGGGCAGCGACAAGAAGATCAAGGACGAGGGCACCAAGGCCGAGGAGAAGGCGGAGAAGAAGAAGGACGACAGCGCCAACGAGTCGGGCAACTGGGTCACGAAAGCCTTCGACTGGATCAAAGAGAAGGTCATCGAGATCAAGAACGCGATCGTCAAGGTCATCAAGGACGCTCGCGACGCGGTCATCGGCTTCATCAAGAACTTCAAGGAGACGGTCGAGCGCTGGATCAACGACGCGCGCAAGGCCATCGTCGACGCGATCAAGAACTTCATCAACGACCTGATCGAGTTCGCGAAGGCGATGGTTCGTGCCGTCATCGAACTCGCCAACCGCATACGGAAGTTCATCACCTCGCTGATCGCGGCGGCGATCGCTCTCGTCAACAAGCTCGCCCGGATGCTCAAGCAGATCGTCAAAGATCTGCTGGACGCCCTCGCCAAGCTCCTCGGCAACATCCTGAACATCCTCATGAAGGCGCTGCAGGACGTCATCAAGGCCGTCGTGGCCGCCGTGAAGACGGTTCTCGAGTACGCGTCCAAGATCCTGGGCGCCCTGGGTGAGTTCATGCTCATCGCCGTCGACTTCCTCTCCGATCCCGGCGGTTGGCTCAGCGGCGCGAAGAACTCGGCGGTGGACGGGGCGAAGAACCACCTGTTCCGCGAGGTCAAGGCGGCCGTCAAGGCGTGGTTCCAGTCCAAGATCGAGGAGATCATCGGCGTCCCGAAGGCGATCCTCGACAAGCTGCTCAAGGGCGGCTGGACCCTCGAAAGGATCGTCAAGGAGACGTGGGACGCGATTGTCCCCCAACTCCCCTTCATCATCGGCGAGATCGTCATCACGAAGGTCGTCGCCAAACTCATCCCCGGCGCCGGCTGGGTGATGGCCGTCATCGACGCCATCCGCACGGCGATCGGCGCGCTCGGCGAGATCCTGAAGGCGATGGGCGCGGTCATCAGCTGGCTGAAGGCCGTGCGCCAGGGCGGCGCGGGGATCCTGTTCGCCAAGGCGGTCGCGGCAGGCATCGTCGCACTGCTGGAGCTGGCCTACGAGGCCCTGCTGAGCGGCATCGGCAAGTACGTCTCGAAGATCGGCCGCCGCCTGAAGGCGATTGCCGCCAAGCTCGGCGGCAAGAAGGACAAGCCCGGCGGTGGCAAGAGCGGGGGCGCCGACGGCTCGGACGGCAAGGGCGGCAAGCGGAAGGAACGGGAAGAGGACCCCGACGCGGCCAAGGGGGACGCGCCGCCGCACACGGCTGGCGCGCCGGGGGCGCGGCCGGTCGGTACGAAGCCGAGGCCGGACGGGAAGTCCGGCAGCAAGCCGGACGGGAAGCCGGGCGGCAAGGCTGACGGGAAGCCGGGTGCCAAGCCGGATGGGAAACCGAGCGCGAAGCCCGGCACCAAGTCCGACGGTAAGCCGGGGTCGAAGCCTGACGGGAAGCCGGGCCTGGACAAGCCCGGCCAGAAGGGCCCGGGCAAGGACGGGGACAAGGACAGGGACGGGGGCAAGGACGAAGCCCCGGGCAAGCCGAAGCCCCGGCCGGACAAGGACGCGGACGGCAAGCCGAGCACGTCCAAGGACAAGGACGGCAAGCCGAAGTCCAAGGACGACGACAAGCCGGACACCCGTCCCACGCCGGCCCCCAAGCCCAAGCCCAAGCCGGAGTCGAAGCCGAAGCCCAAGGATGACCCGGACGCGAAGCCCAAGCCGAAGGACGACGACAAGGACGGCTCGGGCAAGCCGAAGGACGACAAGGGTGACAAGGGTTCGACGAAGCCGAAGGACGACGACAAGAGTCCGGGCAAGGATAAGAACCCGGACGAGGACGGAAAGCCCAAGTCCAAGGACGACAAGGACGGTGACGGGAAGAAGCCGAAGGGCAAGGACGACAAGGACGGCGACAGGACCAAGCCCAAGCCTGGCAAGGAGGTCCCGGGCAAGCGTCGCCCGAAGCCGGACAAGAAGGGACCCGGCAAGTCCAAGCCCCGGCCCGACAAGAGGGGTCCGGGCAAGCCCAAGTCCAAGGCGGACAAAGACAGGCGGAAGAAGGACGAGGAGTCGGACGCCGAGAAATCGAAACGTCTGGCGCTGATCATCGCGAGAATCCGGCCGATCATCAAGCGCAGGACGAAGCACGGAATGCCGGACGCCGACGTCCGTACCATGCTGGCGTCGATGCGCCGCCACTACCGGCTGAAGCGGCTTTACGGTGTGGGCGCGCCCAAAATTGAGTTGCACGCCGGACTCAGTCCGGGCCAGCGTTTCGAGGAGCTCCACCAGCAGCAGGCTCCGGTGCAGGGGCAAGAGCTCGATTTCGACGAGCAGCAGCCTGCCGAGCCGCCGCTTCCGCCTACGAAATTGCCACCGTTCAAGGACGGCCCCGAGAAGGCTCCAAGTCTCAAAGCCCATCACATCAAGAAATCAACTCCGCGAGGAACGGAGACGTTTGAGAGGCCGAAGGCGTCCCCCAAGGGGTGGGACATGGTATCGCCGCACCACAATGCCAATGGAGACTGGGTGCGCATGCACCTACTCCCGGCACCGCTGGGCGGGGAGGCCACCACATCAAACCTCGTTCCTGCGCGCCACTCACAGAACCAAGATGCTGCAAGCGCTGTCGAACATCCCGCTGCCAAATCGCTGGGCAACGTCATCCGGAACTCCAAGTGGAAGGGACAGCGACTCAACAAAATGATCTGGTACGACGTCAACGTCTCCTACTACGATGACGACGTATACCCGGGGTTCCCGAACTCTATGACCATTACTTGGGGCGGGTATGACTATCCCAGCGGTCACTGGCAGCGAGACCCGGCCACCGGCGTCTGGTCACGTGAATTTCGTCCACCGCCGCACAAGGAGGACAACTCTGCGCCTGTGGCCAATGTGAATGAGGATGATGCTCGTACCATCCACATTGCGACGGGCGTCAGCATGTACTTCACCAAGCGAATAGCCAGTATGACGGCTCCAAATCGCGGAAGAGTCAAGACCTTCTCCAACATGGCCGCTTTGACCAGGGCGCTCAACAAGGGGAAGCACCTGCGTCCGGGAGAGCTCGACGAGACTCATACGGGCGGAAGTCACAAGAACAGGCTGGAGGCTCTGATGCAGCTGAGAAGAGCCAAACGGAAGGGTCGGCTGACTTTCTAGTTGGCAGTGAGGAGGTGACACCATGGCGAACTTGAGCGCATGGGACCAGGAGTGGCTCCGAGTTCAGCGTGAACTGCGGGAGAGCGTGGGAGTAGAAGTCATCAATGAGGTCAACGAGCCCGCCTTCGCGGAGAATTCGCATAACGAAGCTGCAGACTTAAGGGACGAGGCGTCAGTTGATTCCTCCCTCTATCGGAAATCTGTCAGGATTACCAAGATCGGGAGTCAGTGGCAGACGGTGGAGCCATATCCATTCGTCACGGGCGAGTTCTACCTCACCCCCCTTACAGATGTTGTATGGAGAGATCCGCCCGATTTCACTTCCCTCTTCTACACGGAGAGAGAGGAACGTGTCGGAAAGGATCTCCGTGTCATCGATGCTTGCCCCTTCACCGGGGCTGGTTCCTTCTCCGCTATCAGATTGAGGTCAAGTGGGGGAAATCCTGAGCTCTGGTTCTCCGACCATCGCCGAGGCCTATGGAGAATGGAACTCGACTACACCACATACATGGATCTCCTTCGCCTCACCAAGGGCGTGTTCGGCTGGCAACACCTGTTCACCCGGGCTCCGCTGGGGCATGACGAATTCCAGACGACCGTGAAATGGATCACCCGCATGTTAGATGCTCTGCCACGGCTCTTCCCTGATTACGACTACTCACCTCTTCAGGAGCGTCTGGAGGCCCGGCTGTGAGCTACGCGGACATACCCCGCCCCATCCGCTCCGGCATCGTCATCCTCGACCCGGAGCGCGGCACACCGCAGCGCGTCATCGTGCTGCAGTTCAATCCGGACACCCTGGAGCGGTCGCTGCAACCGCAGTCCGCCGGCGGTGACAGCGAAGGGCAGGGCGGGGGCGACAAGAACGAGGCCCTGCGCCTCAAAGGTCCGGCCCAGGAGTCGTGGAAGTTCACGGCCGAGTTGGACTCCACCGACCAGCTGGAGGTGGCCTCACCGAACGGCATCCACCCTCAACTGGCCGCGCTGGAAATGCTGGTGCACCCCACCACGGCGCAGATCCGGGAGAACAGCAGGCTGTCGAAGAAGGGCGCGATCGAGATCAGCCCGATTGAAAAGCCGTTGACGCTGTTCACCTGGGGCAGCAAGCGCGTGATGCCGGTGCGGCTGACGGAACTGTCCGTCAACGAGTCCGCGTTCGACGTGAATCTCAACCCCATGCGGGCAGCGCTGAGCATCGGGATGAAGGTGCTGTCGGTCAGCGATCTGCCGGCCGGGCACCGCGGCGCGGAGCTGTACATGGCGCACCTTGCGCAGAAGGAGCGCCTCGCCGGCATCGCACCCGGCATCGGCATCGGCGCGCTGGGCCTGGGCGGTGCGGGCGGTCTGGGCGGCGGCACAACGTTCACCGCGAGCGGTACGAGCAGGGGCTAGGGGGAACCATGGCAGGGATCGAGCCGTACGAGAGCGCGCTGGACCGGATACCGGGCGCGCACCCGTATCCGAGCGACAGCCGGTACCACGACGCGGAGATCGGCGTGCACCGCATGCCCGACGGCACCGAAGTCCGGTACACGAAGCGGCGGTTACTGCCGCCTCTGCCGACCCAGGAGACGGACGGCGACGACCTCGCCACGCACACGGTCAGCGCGGGGGAGCGGCCCGACCTCCTCGCCCAGCGCTACTTCGGCGATCCGGGCCAGTGGTGGCGCATCGCCGACGCCAACCCGGTCTTCGATCCTGCCGAGTTGACGGACGAGCCAGGCCAGGAGATAGACATCCCCGTCCCGGGTGGCTTCCCGGGAACCGGCGGAAGCGGGGCGCCGCGTGTCTGAACAGCCCGTCGGCCGCGGTCCCGTCCATCTGGGACTGCTGATGGGGCCGAAGCTGACGAAGCCCGTACCGCCGGAGGTGACCGAGGCGCTGCTGTCGGCGCAGATCACCATGACGTCGGGTGAACGCAGCGGTTTCCAGATGGCATTCGACCTGACGAAGGGCGGCGCCATCATTCAACGGCTGCTGCCCGAGGGGTTCTTCAGCCCCCGCACGCGCGTCATCGTCACCGTCACCGTGAAGGGCACTCCCACGGTGCTGCTGGACGGCCTGATCGTGCGGCACGAGGTCGGCGCGAGCAACCAGCCCGGCCACTCCACGCTGACCGTCACCGGCGAGGACCTCACGCTGCTGATGGACCTGGAGGAGCGCACCGACCGCTTCCCCAACCTCGCCCCGTCGCAGCGCGTCGCCCGCATCCTCGGCAACTACGCCGACTACGGCATCGAACCGCGCATCATCCGCGAGCAGATACCGCAGCAGCCGCGCCAGGAGCTGCGCGTCGACTACCAGACCGGCACGGACCTCGCGTACGTCAACGACCTTGCCCGCGCCAACGGTTACACCTTCTACCTCGATCCCGGCCCCCGTCCTGGCCGCTCCACCGCGTATTGGGGCCCCGAACAGCGGCTCGGACAGAGGCAGCACGCGCTGAGCGTCAACATGGACACCGGATCCACCGTCGAGCAGCTGACGTTCGCCTACGACGGCACCGCACGCGAGGAGCCGCAGGCCCGCGTGCAGGACCCGCGCAACCGGGAGTCGCGCCTGCTGCCGCAGCGGCCCATCGATCCGCTGCGTCCGCCGCTCGGGCTGCAGCCGACGCCGGCGCTGAAGCGCAAGACCCTCGCCGGCACCGCGAAGAAGGACCCCGCGCAGGCGGAGGCCGAGGCGCTGGCCCGCGCCGCGACGTCCGCCGACGCGATCTCCGGCTCGGGCCAGCTGGACGTCACCCGGCACGGATACGTGCTGCGCCCCCGCGAACTCGTGGGCGTGCGCGGCGCGGGATGTACGTATGACGGCGACTACTACGTCAAGAGCGTCACCCACCACCTCAAGCCCGGTTCGTTCAGGCAGAACTTCACCCTCTCCCGCGAGGGCCTCATCGCCCGGAGCGACCGCGTCCGTCCTTAGCCGCCGACCCGCCCACGAAGCCACGAAGCTCAAGGAGCCCGCCGCATGGCACCCGCACAGAACAACCGCTTCCTCGGCAAGTACCGAGGCAGGGTCGTCGACAACGAGGACCCGCTGCGCATCGGCCGGATCACCGCGCAGGTGCCGGACGTGCTCGGGGACGAGGCGTCGACGTGGGCGCTGCCGTGCCTGCCGTTCACGGGCACGGCGGCGGGCCAGTTCGTGCTGCCGCAGGTGGGCGCGGGCGTGTGGGTGGAGTTCGAGCAGGGCGACCCCAGCTTCCCCATCTGGACGGGCTGTTGGTACGGCGAGGCGGCGGAACTGCCGGTGGACGTCGTCAAGGAGCTGCCGGGCAGCCACCCGGTCGTCATCGAGACCGAGGGCAAACACAAGATCGTCATGTCGGACGTGCCGGGCGGCACGGGGATTCTGCTGAAGGCGCCGGGCGGTGCGTATGTGCAGATCGACGAGAAGGGCGTCGTCATCAACAGCGGCCACGGAGCGTCCATTTCGGTCTCCGGCCGCGACGTGGACATCAACGAGGGCGGACTGACCGTACGGCGGGACGGCTGAGGGCGCGGCGCACAACCGGCCGACACAGCAACGCCGTTGAGAGCTGCCAGAACGCCGTCGAGAGAAAACCAGGGGGAGTAAACACCGTGTCCGACAACGCGGGGACCGTCTCGAGTCCCCTCACCACCGCAAGCGCGCTGCGCTGCCCGCACGGCGGCACCGTACGACCCGCGCAAGGTGCGGCGGGGCCCGTGCGCATCGCCGGTGTGCCCGTCGCGAGGGCGGGTGACGCCTTCGTCGTCACCGGCTGCCCGCACATCTCCGGCGGCCGGCCCCGCCCCTGCCTCACCGTCCGGTTCAGCCCCGGCAGCGGCGCCCGGCCCCTCTCCGGCGGGCGTCCGCTGCTGCTGAACACCACGGCCGCACAGTGCTTCTCCGCCGACCTCACGCCGCAGGGTCCGCCCGTTGTCGGCGCCGCACAGCAGGGAGTGAGCTGCCGATGAGTACGCGCAAGCCGCGCACCGACATCGCCTTCCCGTTCCGCATCGACCGCAGGGGCCGCACCGCGCACGCCCCGTACGACGAGCATGTGCGGGACCTGATCGAGCAGTTGCTGTTCACCAGTCCCGGAGAGCGTGTGATGCGGCCCGACTTCGGCTGCGGACTGCTGGACCTGGCGTTCGCGCCGAACAGTCCCGAACTCGCTGCCACCGTCGAGATGTCCGTGCAGGGCGCGCTGCAGCGCTGGCTCGGAGACCTCGTCGAGGTCGAGGGCGTCGACGTCACCGGCGAGGAGGAGACGGTGCGGGTCCGGCTCCGCTACCTCATCAGGCACGGCGCGAGCGCAACCCGCCGCGACGACCTCTTCGAAGGGAGGACAGCCGCGTGAACAGCCCCCGGCAGCAGATGATCTGCCGCACCGACACTCGGCGCGGCAGGATCCGCGCCGCGCGCCTCGGCGGAGTGGACGGGGTCGAGGTCGGCGACGACGGACGCACCCTCACCGTGACCTTCCTCGGCAAGGCCCCGCACGGCATCCGGCCCGGCAACGTCCGCATCGACGGCGGGCGCCGCATCACAGGCCTGACGGCGGAGAGGGTCAGCGTCGAGCGGGAGGAGGACCCGGAGCTCGACGACCGGCTGCTGGTCGTCCTCGACCGCACGGGTGACACCTCCCGCTACCGCCTCTCCCTCGTGGAGGAGGGCCCCGGAGGACGTCCCGGCAGCGACCCCTACCCGGGATTCGACCAGCGCTACTACAGCGCCGAGTTCCGCTTCGGCACCGACTGTCCCTCCCCGTTCGACTGTGCCGACGACGGCTGGTGCTCACCTCAGGGCGCAACGGCCGGCGGCGGCAGCGCACCGGCTCCCGTCATCGACTACACGGCCCGCGACTTCGACACCCTTCGCCAAGTCGTCCTCGACCGGCTCGCGTTGACCGCTCCCGACTGGCGCGAGCGGCATCCCGCGGGCCTCGGCACCACCCTCGTGGAGCTGCTCGCCCACACCGCGGACCGGATCAGCTACCAGCAGGACGCCGTAGCCACCGAGGCCTACCTGGACACTGCGCGGCGCCGCGTGTCCGTACGCAGGCACGTGCGGCTCATCGACTATCCGATGCACGACGGCTGCAACGCGCGGGCCTTCGTCACGCTGGAGGTGGCCGAGCCCCTCGTCCTGCACCCCGGGAGCTACCGCTTCGCCGCGATCGACTTCCGTACGCCCGGACTTCACGAGCCGCCGGCTCCCGGAACCGTTCTTGACGAGGAGGAACTCGGCGGCCTCGACGAGCGCGGTGCCGCCGAGATCTTCGAGCCCCTGGATGACCGGCCCCTGCATCTGCGCCCCGCCCACAACGCCATCCGGCTGTGGACCTGGGGCGACGAGCAGTGCTTCCTGCCCAGGGGAGCCACCTCGGCGACCCTGCGCGACGAGTGGGCCGACGACGAACACACCAGCCGGACACTCCAGTTGAGGCCCGGCGACCTGCTGATCCTGGAGGAGGTACGCGGCGCCCGCACCGGCACCCCGGGGGATGCGGACCCGGCGCACCGCCAGCCCGTGCGGCTCACCTCCGTCACCGAGTCCGTCGACGAACTGATGGGCCAGCCCGTACTGGAGGTGACCTGGGCGCAGGAGGACGCGCTCGCGTTCCCGCTGGTGCTGTCCACGCTCGGCGGCCCCGACTGCGAACTCGTCACCGACGTCACCGTGGCGCGCGGCAACACCGTTCTGGCCGACCACGGCCGCTCCCTCACCTGGAACGGGACCGTTCCGGAGACCATGGTCGTGCCGCCGGAGCCGGCGGTGCTGCCGTCCTGCGAACCGGAGTCTGGCTGCGCCGACCGGCAGGCCGGCAATCCGCCCGCCCGCCTGGTCAACTCACTTCTGCGCAAGGCGGAGCACGGCCATCAGCTCACCCCGGACGGCGTGCGCGAACTGCACGCACTCCTGGGCGCCGACGCCACCGCACGCGCCGGAATCGGTCTGGAGAACGCCGGGCTCCGCGGCGTGGGGGCACCCCCGGCCGGAGGCGGCGAGCGCGTCCACCCGGCGACCGTGCACGGACAGGCCGCGGCCCTGCGTTCCCTCCTCGCGCAGTCCGTCTACCCGGGCATCGCGCCGCGCCTGCGGCCCGTGCTGGAGAATCAGCCGGTCGTGCAGGCCGTGCCGTTTCCGGAGCCGCGGCACATCGCCGACGGACAGGCGCAGCGGCTCGCCGCCATTCCGGAGGCGGTGCGGCAGCGGCTGGCCGTCCTGTGGCAATCGGCCCGCGACCGCGACGGACTCTCCGACGACGAAATCGCGGAGCTGACAGTCCTGTTCGGGCTGCGGCTGCTGGAGCGGCTCGCCCTGAGCGAGCATCCGGTCGCCGCCCTGCGGGAGTTGCTGCACCGCAGCGAGCACCACCTCGGGGCGAAGCTGCGGCGGCTGACCGTCCTCACCGCACGGGCGCGCGCCGGCACCGTGCTGGACGGACGCATCTCCTGGGAGATCGCCCGGACCTGGGGCCCCGCCTACGCGGCCGGACTGCACCCGGACGATCCCGTACTGCACGGCGCGGCTGCCGCTGCCGTGCAGGACCCGCGCTCGGCGCTCCCCGCCGTCTTCGCCGTGAGCGACGACGTCGGCGACGACGGCGGGTCAAGGGGTCGCGCACACGTGTGGCACCCGCGCCGTGACCTGCTCGAAAGCGGCCCGTACGACCGGCACTTCACCGGTGAGCTGGAGGACGACGGACGCCTCGCCCTCCGCTTCGGCGACGGCCTGTACGGAGCCGTGCCGGAACCGGGCAGCAGGCTCGCCCTCCACTACCGCACGGGCGGCGGCACCGCGGGCAACCTCGGTGCCGAGGCAATCGGCCACCTCGTCCTGCGACGTGACCCCGACGCGGTGGACGCGGACGAGCCGATGCCCGTCGCCGGAGTGCGCAACCCGCTGCCCGCCACCGGCGGTACCGCCCCCGAACCGGTCGACCAGGTACGGCAGTTGGCGCCGCTGGGCCTGAAGCGCAACCGGCTCCGCGCGGTCACCGCCGACGACTACGCGCACCTCGCGGCGCGGGTCCCCGGCGTGCAGCGCGCGGCGGCCGAGATCCGCTGGACGGGAAGCGTCTCGGAGGCACACGTCGCCATTGACGCCTACGGCTCGGACGAGCCCACCGCGGAGCTGCTGGCCGCCGTCGAGCAGGCGCTCGAGGGCAGCCGGAGGATCGGCCACGACCTGATCGTCCGCCCCGCAAGGGCCGTTCCGCTCGACATCGCCATCACCGTGTGCGCGGCCCCCGGCCACCAGCACGGGCAGATCCTCGCGGAGCTGCGCCGCGTGCTCGGCTCCCGCCCGCTGCCCGGCGG
It contains:
- a CDS encoding putative baseplate assembly protein encodes the protein MICRTDTRRGRIRAARLGGVDGVEVGDDGRTLTVTFLGKAPHGIRPGNVRIDGGRRITGLTAERVSVEREEDPELDDRLLVVLDRTGDTSRYRLSLVEEGPGGRPGSDPYPGFDQRYYSAEFRFGTDCPSPFDCADDGWCSPQGATAGGGSAPAPVIDYTARDFDTLRQVVLDRLALTAPDWRERHPAGLGTTLVELLAHTADRISYQQDAVATEAYLDTARRRVSVRRHVRLIDYPMHDGCNARAFVTLEVAEPLVLHPGSYRFAAIDFRTPGLHEPPAPGTVLDEEELGGLDERGAAEIFEPLDDRPLHLRPAHNAIRLWTWGDEQCFLPRGATSATLRDEWADDEHTSRTLQLRPGDLLILEEVRGARTGTPGDADPAHRQPVRLTSVTESVDELMGQPVLEVTWAQEDALAFPLVLSTLGGPDCELVTDVTVARGNTVLADHGRSLTWNGTVPETMVVPPEPAVLPSCEPESGCADRQAGNPPARLVNSLLRKAEHGHQLTPDGVRELHALLGADATARAGIGLENAGLRGVGAPPAGGGERVHPATVHGQAAALRSLLAQSVYPGIAPRLRPVLENQPVVQAVPFPEPRHIADGQAQRLAAIPEAVRQRLAVLWQSARDRDGLSDDEIAELTVLFGLRLLERLALSEHPVAALRELLHRSEHHLGAKLRRLTVLTARARAGTVLDGRISWEIARTWGPAYAAGLHPDDPVLHGAAAAAVQDPRSALPAVFAVSDDVGDDGGSRGRAHVWHPRRDLLESGPYDRHFTGELEDDGRLALRFGDGLYGAVPEPGSRLALHYRTGGGTAGNLGAEAIGHLVLRRDPDAVDADEPMPVAGVRNPLPATGGTAPEPVDQVRQLAPLGLKRNRLRAVTADDYAHLAARVPGVQRAAAEIRWTGSVSEAHVAIDAYGSDEPTAELLAAVEQALEGSRRIGHDLIVRPARAVPLDIAITVCAAPGHQHGQILAELRRVLGSRPLPGGRGLGFFHPDALTFGEPVRLSRLVAAGAAVAGVESLQVTRLRRQFHEDRGELEDGVLRLGPLETAQCDNDPVLPENGTLEITLAGGGTPGDAWGSDAR